A genomic stretch from Pseudomonadota bacterium includes:
- a CDS encoding thioredoxin domain-containing protein, giving the protein MLTLLPLGCRTAASGPHSGKAARSGDQRQARSGSGKSTASIRRKGNHLVGEPSPYLEQHAHNPVDWYPWGKEALDKAKRENKPIFLSIGYATCHWCHVMEKESFEDDTIAAYLNQHFVSIKVDREQRPDLDALYIEAVAAMGGSTGWPLTVFLTPKLEPFFGGTYFPPRSRFGRPGFIDVLRQVLERFRKEGDRVAARGRQIFQAIRAAALPKSNERKVDKQILDEAFARLHRARDPVFGGFGFRQKFPNAPLLLAELRYGKRGNHPRARAHLVLTLEQMMRGGIRDHLQGTFHRYAVDRHWHVPHFEKMLYDNAQLASLYVEAGLWLDRDDFVRVGRAVLDDLIATWQQPDGGLVVGFDADDPLGEGVYYSWTPAELHAALGKKTGHAIASVYGVSEQGDRELEGARSVLHRQPAAEVESKLGLAPQAIERAVASALPALLRVRARRPRPAMDDKELVAWNGLALIALADVGRWLEEPRYVEAGQRIARFVLESCWQPEKRRMLRGLRRGASLGEGFVDDYALAALGLLHLHAADGQAQWLQHAVELVRAIELKFYDPGLATFMHTAREDIPEGLPLRRAKLDDGVVPAGANAATLLMLQLGAIAGDRLRYEIGLATLQTAAANAAAQPFSSGFLLTAVDHRSGPVREVVIAGAKGEAQTQALLAELRPHSHARFLPVRIPAEGAGQVLVASLPALRGKKAFGGRPTAFVCELGRCELPTGDPAVLRRQLRGALAAADAGH; this is encoded by the coding sequence TTGCTGACACTCTTGCCGCTCGGCTGCCGCACTGCAGCTTCCGGCCCGCATTCCGGCAAGGCGGCGCGATCGGGAGACCAAAGGCAAGCTCGCTCTGGAAGCGGCAAGAGCACGGCCTCGATTCGACGCAAGGGCAATCACCTCGTCGGGGAGCCGAGCCCCTACCTCGAGCAGCACGCGCACAACCCTGTGGATTGGTACCCCTGGGGCAAGGAGGCGCTCGACAAAGCCAAGCGCGAGAACAAGCCCATCTTCCTGTCCATCGGCTACGCCACCTGCCACTGGTGCCACGTCATGGAGAAGGAGAGCTTCGAAGACGACACCATCGCGGCCTACCTGAACCAGCACTTCGTCTCGATCAAGGTCGACCGCGAGCAGCGGCCGGATTTGGACGCCTTGTATATCGAGGCCGTGGCCGCCATGGGTGGCTCGACCGGCTGGCCGCTCACCGTGTTTTTGACGCCGAAGCTCGAGCCGTTCTTTGGCGGCACCTACTTTCCGCCCCGCAGTCGTTTCGGACGCCCTGGATTCATCGACGTACTGCGGCAGGTTCTCGAGCGCTTCCGAAAGGAAGGAGATCGGGTCGCCGCCCGCGGCCGGCAGATCTTTCAGGCGATTCGAGCCGCAGCACTGCCAAAGAGCAACGAGCGAAAGGTCGACAAGCAGATTCTGGACGAGGCCTTTGCGCGCCTGCATCGCGCGCGCGATCCGGTCTTTGGTGGCTTTGGCTTTCGACAGAAATTCCCGAACGCGCCGCTATTGCTGGCGGAGCTGCGCTACGGCAAGCGCGGTAATCATCCGCGCGCTCGCGCGCATCTCGTCCTGACGTTGGAGCAGATGATGCGGGGCGGCATCCGCGACCATCTGCAAGGCACCTTCCACCGTTACGCCGTGGATCGGCATTGGCACGTACCGCACTTCGAGAAGATGCTGTACGACAACGCCCAACTGGCGTCGCTGTACGTGGAAGCCGGGCTGTGGCTCGATCGCGACGACTTCGTGCGCGTCGGGCGCGCTGTGCTCGACGACCTCATCGCAACCTGGCAGCAACCCGACGGTGGCCTCGTCGTTGGCTTCGACGCCGACGACCCGCTGGGCGAAGGGGTGTACTACTCGTGGACCCCTGCGGAGCTGCATGCAGCGCTCGGCAAGAAGACCGGACACGCCATTGCGAGCGTCTACGGCGTAAGCGAGCAGGGCGATCGCGAGCTCGAGGGTGCGCGCAGCGTGCTGCACAGGCAGCCAGCGGCCGAGGTCGAAAGCAAGCTCGGCCTCGCACCGCAAGCGATAGAGCGAGCCGTTGCGTCGGCGCTGCCGGCCTTGCTGCGCGTCCGCGCGCGACGCCCGCGCCCTGCCATGGACGACAAGGAGCTCGTGGCCTGGAACGGCCTGGCGCTGATCGCGCTCGCCGATGTGGGTCGCTGGCTGGAGGAACCGCGCTACGTCGAGGCAGGTCAACGGATCGCTCGTTTCGTGCTGGAATCCTGCTGGCAGCCCGAGAAACGCCGAATGCTGCGAGGGCTGCGCAGGGGCGCATCGCTCGGCGAGGGCTTCGTCGACGACTACGCTTTGGCAGCGTTGGGTCTGCTGCATCTGCACGCCGCGGATGGCCAAGCGCAGTGGCTCCAACATGCGGTGGAGCTCGTTCGCGCCATCGAGCTCAAGTTCTACGACCCCGGCCTCGCCACCTTCATGCACACAGCCCGCGAGGACATACCCGAAGGGCTGCCGCTGCGCCGTGCGAAGCTGGACGACGGCGTCGTGCCCGCAGGCGCCAACGCTGCAACGTTGCTGATGCTGCAGCTGGGCGCGATCGCCGGCGATCGATTACGCTACGAAATAGGCCTTGCCACGCTGCAGACAGCCGCGGCCAATGCCGCCGCTCAGCCGTTCTCTTCAGGCTTTCTGCTCACGGCCGTCGATCATCGAAGCGGACCCGTACGCGAGGTCGTCATCGCGGGCGCGAAAGGAGAGGCGCAGACGCAGGCGCTGCTGGCGGAGCTCAGACCGCACAGCCATGCACGTTTTCTGCCGGTCCGAATACCCGCCGAGGGTGCGGGACAGGTACTGGTCGCCTCCCTTCCCGCCCTGCGCGGCAAGAAGGCGTTCGGCGGAAGACCGACCGCGTTCGTGTGCGAGCTCGGGCGCTGTGAGCTGCCGACGGGCGACCCGGCTGTCTTGCGACGTCAGCTCCGCGGCGCCCTCGCCGCTGCGGATGCAGGACACTAG
- a CDS encoding nitroreductase encodes MDARLWEIRGVMDAIALLASRCSNPKLGQPAPGDAVLDAVFEAAMRAPDHGLLRPWRLLTVRGTARERLGDVFARAELRQQPDASRATLDKARHKPLRAPLIVVVAACPRPHPKVPEIEQVLSAAAVGHGILLGLQAHGFAGFWRTGWYAYDAHVKEALGLRQRDSVVGFLYVGTATADPPAIARPDSRSLVSDWSGTPLPQEQSGHRSQRD; translated from the coding sequence ATGGACGCTCGTTTGTGGGAGATTCGGGGTGTCATGGATGCGATAGCTCTGCTTGCATCTCGCTGCTCGAATCCAAAACTGGGTCAGCCGGCTCCCGGCGACGCTGTCCTGGATGCGGTGTTCGAGGCGGCGATGCGTGCTCCGGACCATGGCCTGCTGCGGCCGTGGCGGCTGCTGACGGTGCGCGGGACGGCGCGCGAGCGGCTCGGCGACGTCTTCGCACGGGCTGAGCTACGTCAGCAGCCCGACGCGTCTCGAGCCACGTTGGACAAGGCGCGTCACAAGCCGTTGCGAGCGCCGCTCATCGTCGTGGTAGCAGCGTGCCCACGGCCCCACCCCAAGGTACCGGAGATCGAGCAGGTGCTGTCCGCTGCAGCGGTTGGCCATGGGATCCTGCTCGGGCTGCAAGCGCACGGGTTCGCGGGTTTCTGGCGTACCGGCTGGTACGCCTACGACGCACATGTGAAAGAGGCTCTTGGCCTTCGCCAGCGGGACTCGGTGGTGGGTTTTCTCTACGTGGGCACAGCTACCGCCGACCCGCCTGCTATCGCGCGTCCGGATTCCCGAAGCCTGGTAAGCGACTGGTCGGGGACGCCCTTGCCCCAAGAGCAGAGTGGGCATCGATCCCAGAGGGACTAG